The following are encoded together in the Vanrija pseudolonga chromosome 7, complete sequence genome:
- the pho-4_2 gene encoding Phosphate-repressible phosphate permease pho-4, with translation MAKLHQYDYIFAIGLLFAALDAYNIGANDVANSFATSVAARSLTMRQACMLAAVCEFLGAVLVGAKVTGTIKNGIIQLAMFRENAGIEMLAFTCALAASATWLMIATKNSWPVSTTYSIVSALAGVGVAVSGPSGVQWGWNGGKGLATIFAGMGIAPAISAGFGAVVYLITKYAVLVRKDSVKKAMLLSPIYFFTVFAVLTMSIVYKGSPSLKLDKLSKTTIALAIVLTALVGAIISIVFWLPYVYAKVVRQDYTLRPYHIFLGPLLWKRPAPEPMEGVSAVADYRVHGRAEEETPAAAHADHVHHPMAVAEIAANTVTDDCADENKTLKKETSADGSTNKEKDLEAGPSAPAAAAAPAANKEVPLAEVDKSDEIVGPWIMPRNLLIIAKRIPKRLAAGSNYDVHGAQMKDADTAARLKEMHEIADQYDNDTEHLYTYLQVLTACVNSFAHGANDVSNAVGPFSAIYYIWSEGTHLGKDTPTPTWILAFGAIFIVIGLATYGYNIMAALGNRLTLHSPSRGFSMQFGASLTVLLASQYAIPVSSTMCLAGATAGVGLMSGGPKAVNWRAFGWIVLGWVLTVPIAGTAAGCLMGLFINAPHW, from the exons ATGGCCAAGCTCCACCAGTACGACTACATCTTCGCCATCGGCCTGCTGTTCgcagcgctcgacgcgtACAACATCGGTGCCAACGATGTGGCAAA ctcgttcgcgacctcggtcgccgcgcgctcgcttACCATGCGCCAGGCATGCATGCTTGCCGCGGTATGCGAGTTCCTGggtgccgtgctcgtcggcgcaaAGGTGACGGGGACGATCAAGAACGGCATCATCCAGCTGGCCATGTTCCGCGAGAACGCCGGCATCGAGATGCTTGCCTTCACGtgtgcgctcgccgcgtcggccacCTGGCTCATGATCGCCACCAAGAACTCGTGgcccgtgtcgacgacctACTCGATCGTGTCGGCCCTCGCCGGTGTCGGTGTTGCCGTCTCGGGCCCGTCCGGTGTCCAGTGGGGCTGGAACGGCGGAAAGGGTCTCGCGACCATCTTTGCCGGCATGGGTATCGCCCCGGCCATCTCGGCCGgcttcggcgccgtcgtctaCCTCATCACCAAGTACGCCGTGCTGGTGCGCAAGGACTCGGTCAAGAAGGCCATGCTGCTCTCGCCCATCTACTTCTTCACCGTCTTCGCCGTCCTCACCATGTCGATCGTGTACAagggctcgccgtcgctcaagctcgacaagctctCCAAGACGACCATTGCGCTCGCCATTGTCCTCactgccctcgtcggcgccatcatcTCGATCGTCTTCTGGCTCCCCTACGTGTACGCCAAGGTCGTCCGCCAGGACTACACCCTCCGCCCTTACCACATCTTCCTGGGCCCCCTCCTCTGGAAGCGCCCCGCCCCTGAGCCGATGGAGGGTGTTTCGGCTGTCGCCGACTACCGTGTCCACggccgtgccgaggaggagacccccgccgccgcccacgccgaccacgtccaccaccccatggccgtcgccgagatcGCCGCCAACACCGTGACCGACGACTGCGCCGACGAGAACAAGACCCTCAAGAAGGAGACGTCGGCCGACGGCTCGACCAACAAGGAGaaggacctcgaggccggcccCTCGGctcctgctgccgctgccgcccccgccgccaacaaGGAGGTtcccctcgccgaggtcgacaagaGCGACGAGATTGTCGGCCCCTGGATCATGCCCCGCaacctcctcatcatcgccaAGCGTATCCccaagcgcctcgccgccggctccaACTACGACGTCCACGGCGCCCAGATGAAGGATGCCGACACGGCCGCCCGCCTCAAGGAGATGCACGAGATCGCCGACCAGTACGACAACGACACTGAGCACCTCTACACCTACCTCCAGGTCCTTACTGCTTGCGTCAACTCGTTTGCCCACGGTGCCAACGACGTCTCGAACGCCGTCGGCCCCTTCTCGGCCATCTACTACATCTGGTCCGAGggcacccacctcggcaaGGACACGCCCACGCCTACCTGGATTCTCGCGTTCGGTGCTATCTTCATTGTCATTGGTCTGGCCACGTACGGCTACAACATCATGGCTGCGCTCGGCAACCGCCTCACCCTCCACTCGCCTTCGCGTGGTTTCTCGATGCAGTTCGGCGCCTCGCTcaccgtcctcctcgctTCCCAGTACGCCATCCCCGTCTCGTCGACCATGTGCCTTGCTGGCGCCACGGCCGGTGTTGGTCTCATGTCGGGCGGCCCCAAGGCCGTCAACTGGCGCGCCTTCGGCTGGATCGTGCTCGGCTGGGTCCTCACCGTCCCGATTGCCGGTACGGCTGCTGGTTGTCTCATGGGTCTGTTCATTAACGCCCCCCACTGGTGA
- the Col6a5 gene encoding Collagen alpha-5(VI) chain — translation MLLRLVVALGVAAAGVSAVPKANPLEPFVDEALHMRSLSKREPIRANGCPVRMQLCPDGVTCMWEGGSCCSVTPEEYINTPWGTKKFGTCKPGQKCQMGDNGRMGCCGGSSSCIGGGYWGPPIYYPGETLPAPAPTATCKPKRDFPESTGVLGNRNLASHGRAERAGEKRAANGCLSGQTLCPDQKTCVGLGEKCCEVKDGTVSDSRTYVTCPWTLSCSDTYFCCDWFTVCKSPWTGKVISTPDTSNLPTCEDPKPSPAPASPTPAPPPPSSAAPPPPSSAAPPPPPSSSAAPPPPPPSSSAAPPPPPPSSSAAPSPAAPSPSAPAGGSGGKGGDGGKGGDGGSGGNGGAGGNGGAGGSGGNGGAGGNGGAGGNGGAGGNGGAGDNATGGGNAGNGGNGGAGGNAAGNGNGGDGGNGGAGGNATAPGTAGTGGNGGAGGNGAGSGNGGNGGAGGPGGSQLSATPPKKCSGKNKRNKVARGDEEPQRLGAMGFKRDEEPQRLGAMGFKRDEEPQRLGAMGF, via the exons ATGCTCCTCAGACTCgttgtcgccctcggcgtcgcggctgctggcgtcagcgccgttCCCAAGGCAAACCCCCTCGAGCCGTTCGTGGATGAGGCTTTGCACATGCGCAGCCTCAGCAAGCGCGAGCCCATCAGGGCCAACGGCTGCCCCGTGCGCATGCAGTTGTGCCCAGACGGCGTCACCTGCATGTGGGAGGGCGGCTCTTGTTGCTCGGTCACCCCTGAAGAGTACATCAACACTCCCTGGGGTACCAAGAAGTTCGGCACTTGCAAGCCTGGCCAGAAGTGCCAGATGGGAGACAACGGCAGAATGGGATGCTGTGGTGgaagcagcagctgca TCGGTGGCGGTTACTGGGGTCCTCCCATCTACTACCCCGGAGAGACTCTCCCGGCTCCTGCtccgacggcgacgtgcaAGCCCAAGCGTGACTTCCCCGAGTCTACCGGAGTGCTCGGCAACCGCAACCTGGCCTcgcacggccgcgccgaACGCGCTGGTGAGAAGCGGGCCGCCAACGGATGTCTGTCTGGCCAGACGCTTTGCCCCGACCAGAAGACCTGCGTCGGCCTGGGCGAGAAGTGTTGCGAAGTCAAGGACGGAACTGTCTCTGACAGCCGCACCTACGTTACCTGCCCTTGGaccttgagctgctcggATACCTACTTCTGCTGCGACTGGTTCACCGTTTGCA AGAGCCCCTGGACCGGCAAGGTCATCTCCACCCCCGACACCTCGAACCTGCCTACCTGCGAGGACCCCAAGCCTTCTCCTGCTCCTGCATCCCCCACACCggctcctccccctccctcgtcggccgctcctcctcctccttcgtCGGCcgctcctccccctcccccttcgtcctcggctgctcctccccctcctcctccttcctcctcggccgctcctccccctcctcctccttcctcctcggccgctcCTTCGCCTgccgctccctccccctcggctCCCGCTGGTGGCTCgggtggcaagggcggcgacggtggcaagggcggtgacggcggctcgggtggcaacggcggtgctggcggcaacggcggcgctggcggctcgggtggcaACGGTGGAGCTGGCGGCAACGGTGGCGCTGGTGGTaacggcggtgctggcggtaACGGTGGAGCCGGCGACAACGCaactggcggcggcaacgccggcaacggtggcaacggcggcgctggcggcaaCGCTGCTggcaacggcaacggtggcgacggcggcaacggcggtgctggcggcaaTGCCACTGCTCCTGGCACcgctggcactggcggcaacggcggcgctggcggcaaCGGTGCCGGCTCTGGCAACGGTGGtaacggcggcgccggcggaccCGGTGGCAGCCAGCTGTCCGCCACGCCTCCCAAGAAGTGCTCCGGCAAGAACAAGCGCAACAAGGTGGCCCGCGGTGACGAGGAGCCCCAGCGTCTCGGTGCCATGGGCTTCAAGCGTGACGAGGAGCCTCAGCGCCTCGGTGCCATGGGCttcaagcgcgacgaggagcctCAGCGCCTCGGTGCCATGGGCTTCTAG